The nucleotide sequence TGGGCTGGACTGGACCACCGACATCGCCAGCGCCCGCCGCCGCGTCGGCGACCGGGTGGCCCTGCAGGGCAATCTCGACCCCTCGGTGCTCTACGCCAGCCCCGAGCGCATCCGTCTGGAAGTGGCGCGCGTACTGCAGGACTTCGGCAATGGCAGTGGACACGTGTTCAATCTCGGCCACGGTATTACCCCGGGTGTGAACCCGGAGCACGCAGCGGCCATGGTGGCGGCGGTGCGCGAGTTCAGCCCTCAGTATCACAGCGCCTGAGTCGTTTCGGAGGCATCCATGTTGGCGTCATTCCTGCCCGGTCCCGTCGTCGGCGCGCTGACGGTGGTGATCAAGTTCGTCGCCTTGATGTTCTGGTTCACGCTGATGTTGCCCGGGGTGCTGCTGCACCTGCTGCCGGGCGTGACGCTGCGGGATCTGACCAGCCGATACTGTGTCTGGATTGCCCGCCGTTGGGTGGCGACCAACAAGGTCATCTACCACCTGCTGCACCCGATGCGCTGGCGCATCACGGTGGACGGGTCGCTGGACCCCCGCCGCAACTACCTGCTGATCAGTAACCACCAGAGCTGGGCTGACATCCTGGTGCTGTTCGTCGCGTTCCATGGTCGTGTGCCGTTCCTGCGGTTCTTTCTCAAGGACCAACTGAAGTACATCCCTGTCATCGGGCAGGTGTGCTGGGCCATGGAGTTCCCCTTCATGAAGCGCTACAGCCGCGAGCAGATTGCCGCCAACCCTGCGCTGCGCAATCAGGACCTCGAGACCACCCGCGCCAAATGCGAGGTCTACAAGCGCCAGCCGGTGACGGTGGTGAACTTCCTTGAAGGCACGCGATTCACACCCGCCAAGCAGGCACGGCAGCAGTCGCCATTTCGCCACCTGCTGAAGCCCAAAAGTGCCGGTGCGGCATTCACCCTGCGGGCCATGGGCGAGCAGTTCGCCGGCATCCTCGACGTCACGCTGGTGTATGCGCCGCCGCAGCGGGCGAAAACCCTGCTCGGTAGCTGGTTGATGGGTGAGCAGGGCGATCTGCAGCTGCATGTGCGGGTCGAGCCGGTGTCACCGGCGCTGCTGGAAGGGGACTACGACACCGATGCCGACTTCCGGGCCGGCTTCCAGCAGTGGGTGTCCTCTCACTGGTGTGCCAAGG is from Flagellatimonas centrodinii and encodes:
- a CDS encoding acyltransferase; its protein translation is MLASFLPGPVVGALTVVIKFVALMFWFTLMLPGVLLHLLPGVTLRDLTSRYCVWIARRWVATNKVIYHLLHPMRWRITVDGSLDPRRNYLLISNHQSWADILVLFVAFHGRVPFLRFFLKDQLKYIPVIGQVCWAMEFPFMKRYSREQIAANPALRNQDLETTRAKCEVYKRQPVTVVNFLEGTRFTPAKQARQQSPFRHLLKPKSAGAAFTLRAMGEQFAGILDVTLVYAPPQRAKTLLGSWLMGEQGDLQLHVRVEPVSPALLEGDYDTDADFRAGFQQWVSSHWCAKDARIGDMRADALPNN